A single genomic interval of Syngnathoides biaculeatus isolate LvHL_M chromosome 1, ASM1980259v1, whole genome shotgun sequence harbors:
- the LOC133498243 gene encoding solute carrier family 45 member 4-like produces the protein MPPPTMPPQSTGADAMQVGSLVAGVETKNSTEEKKGGDADGSAGAGSRPGKDGSEELVSEGSIEGIPLKRWVMHGAVMFGREFCYAMETALVTPVLLQIGLPEQYNSLTWFLSPVLGLIFTPLIGSASDRCSLRWGRRRPFILALCIGTLIGVALFLNGSLIGLSMGDVPGRQTIGIILTVLGVVVLDFSADATEGPIRAYLLDVADADDQDMALNIHAASAGLGGAVGYALGGLNWTHTFLGAIFKSQEQILFCFASIFFSVSVVLHLLSIDEQRYIPIHDRLDRESPDPNALHPSANNHTGRLTPRLEMIGEDELMDSFDLYDTYRDDLSQPGDMEMDFLEVELVRSKSDSVLAMTDATLDHMDHDALFLCHIEPSIFTDRLSPYHSSPQAPPPFLHADPSVPASRPAAVRRSSSAGSQDLLRPQSGGHPPKQDGTPTKICRLSAFLQEMENDEGQEALLNNQMNERRALNGRLLACVDMTKTHGTNGLSNKGQMHRAGMVKAASTGAPMRLSRHHHTFYRQPSCTFSYYGRVGSHRRRFRRANAAFLIKPSRSMNDLYEVEVRHRRRSHQRDRHRSSNTNSSSGDAESEEGEVETTVQLLWLSMLKMPPELLRLCACHLLTWFSIIAEAVFFTDFMGQVIYHGDPIAPVNSTDLTNYHRGVQMGCWGLVVYAMTAATCSALLQKYLDNFDLSIKVIYILGTLGFSIGTAIMAIFPNVYVSMVMISSMGIISMSISYCPYALLGQYHEMKEYIHHSPGSSRRGFGVDCAILSCQVYISQIIVASALGSVVEAVGSVRVIPVVASGGSLLGFFTACFLVIYPSHGGEAASSKSSEKQTLTTLTNPNERVQEKNSFLKLNKAGKATTAAAAAAANTSCHMENESVL, from the exons ATGCCCCCGCCCACCATGCCTCCCCAGAGCACGGGCGCTGACGCCATGCAGGTGGGATCACTAGTTGCTGGTGTGGAGaccaaaaactccacagaggagAAGAAGGGCGGGGACGCAGACGGTTCAGCGGGAGCGGGGAGCCGCCCCGGCAAAGACGGTAGCGAGGAGTTGGTGAGCGAGGGGTCCATCGAGGGCATCCCCCTGAAGAGATGGGTGATGCACGGCGCCGTCATGTTCGGCCGGGAGTTCTGCTACGCAATGGAGACGGCGCTGGTGACACCTGTGCTGCTACAGATCG GTCTTCCAGAACAGTACAACAGCTTGACGTGGTTCCTCAGCCCCGTCCTGGGCCTTATATTCACCCCGCTGATCGGCTCAGCCAGCGACCGCTGCTCCCTACGCTGGGGCCGCCGGCGGCCTTTCATCCTGGCCCTGTGCATTGGGACGCTGATTGGAGTGGCGCTCTTCCTGAACGGCTCGCTCATAG GACTGTCAATGGGTGATGTTCCGGGGAGACAAACGATAGGAATCATTCTCACAGTGTTGGGAGTGGTGGTGTTAGATTTCAGCGCCGATGCCACGGAGGGGCCGATCAGAGCGTATCTTTTGGATGTGGCCGACGCGGACGACCAGGACATGGCGCTCAACATCCACGCCGCCTCGGCAG GTCTTGGCGGTGCGGTGGGCTATGCTCTGGGCGGTCTGAACTGGACCCACACCTTCCTAGGAGCCATCTTCAAGTCTCAGGAGCAGATCCTGTTCTGCTTCGCCTCCATCTTCTTCTCTGTGTCCGTGGTGCTGCATCTGCTCAGCATTGACGAGCAGCGCTACATCCCCATACACGACCGACTGGACCGG GAGAGTCCAGATCCAAACGCCTTGCATCCTTCAGCCAACAACCACACTGGACGTCTCACCCCGAGGCTCGAAATGATCGGCGAGGACGAATTGATGGACAGCTTCGACCTTTACGACACCTACAGGGACGATCTGTCCCAGCCTGGGGACATGGAGATGGACTTCCTGGAGGTGGAACTTGTGAGGA GTAAAAGCGACAGCGTCCTCGCCATGACAGACGCCACCCTGGACCACATGGACCACGACGCCTTATTCTTGTGCCACATCGAGCCGTCTATCTTCACCGACCGCCTCTCGCCCTATCACAGCTCCCCTCAGGCGCCCCCGCCCTTCCTGCACGCCGACCCTAGCGTGCCAGCTTCCCGGCCGGCCGCCGTGAGGCGCAGCAGCAGCGCAGGGAGTCAGGATCTGCTGCGCCCCCAAAGCGGCGGCCACCCCCCGAAACAAGATGGCACCCCCACCAAGATTTGCCGCCTGTCGGCATTCCTGCAGGAGATGGAGAATGACGAGGGCCAGGAGGCGTTGCTCAACAACCAGATGAACGAGCGGCGGGCGCTGAACGGACGCCTGTTGGCGTGCGTTGATATGACAAAAACGCACGGCACCAATGGGCTGAGCAACAAAGGACAGATGCATCGGGCCGGAATGGTCAAAG CTGCCAGTACCGGCGCTCCCATGCGGCTGTCCCGCCATCACCACACCTTCTACCGTCAGCCATCTTGCACCTTCTCCTACTACGGCCGCGTCGGGAGCCACCGCCGCCGCTTCCGGCGGGCCAACGCCGCCTTCCTCATCAAGCCGTCGCGCAGCATGAACGACCTGTACGAGGTGGAGGTGCGACACAGGCGCCGGAGCCACCAGCGCGACCGCCACCGCAGCAGCAACACCAACTCGTCCAGCGGCGACGCTGAGAGCGAGGAGGGCGAG GTGGAGACCACCGTGCAGCTGCTGTGGCTGTCCATGCTGAAAATGCCGCCCGAGCTGCTGCGCCTGTGCGCCTGTCACCTGCTCACCTGGTTCTCCATCATCGCCGAGGCAGTCTTCTTCACCGACTTCATGGGACAAGTCATCTACCACGGAGATCCCATT GCTCCCGTTAACTCCACCGATTTGACTAATTATCACCGAGGCGTTCAGATGGGATGTTGGGGTCTTGTTGTATACGCCATGACTGCTGCTACATGCTCAG CTCTCCTTCAAAAGTACTTGGACAACTTTGACTTGAGCATCAAGGTCATATACATCCTGGGAACACTTGGCTTCTCCATAG GAACTGCCATCATGGCCATATTCCCCAACGTGTACGTTTCTATGGTGATGATCAGCAGCATGGGCATCATCTCCATGAGTATCTCCTATTGTCCATATGCCCTGCTGGGACAATATCACGAAATGAAAGAG TACATCCATCATAGTCCTGGGAGTTCCCGTCGGGGATTTGGCGTGGATTGTGCCATCTTGTCCTGCCAa GTGTACATCAGTCAAATCATAGTGGCCTCGGCTTTGGGTTCCGTCGTGGAAGCGGTCGGCAGCGTGCGCGTCATTCCCGTTGTGGCCTCCGGGGGCTCTCTGCTGGGATTTTTCACTGCCTGCTTTCTGGTCATTTATCCCTCTCACGGCGG GGAGGCAGCATCGTCCAAATCGTCAGAAAAACAGACGTTAACCACGTTGACAAATCCCAATGAAAGAgtgcaggaaaaaaacagcttCTTGAAACTCAACAAGGCTGGAAAAGCCACCACcgctgctgccgctgccgccgccaaTACTTCCTGTCACATGGAGAATGAATCCGTCCTGTGA